One genomic segment of Suttonella sp. R2A3 includes these proteins:
- the ruvB gene encoding Holliday junction branch migration DNA helicase RuvB: MIESDRLIAGEGQGQEEQAIERAVRPKKLADYVGQDDLKAQMSIFIEAALARHDALDHVLLFGPPGLGKTTLAGIIAAELGVSLRQTSGPVLDKAGDLAAILTNLEPHDVLFIDEIHRLSPAVEEVLYPAMEDYQIDILIGEGPAARSVKLDLPPFTLVGATTRSGLLTAPLRDRFGITQNLKFYHPDELTRIVLRAASLLGVNMEEAGAAEIGKRSRGTPRIANRLLRRVRDYAEVRGQGVVSKTMADEALALLAIDALGFDELDRRLLERIVHHFAGGPVGLDTLSASVGEERGTLEDVVEPYLIQHGFIQRTPRGRVATERAYTHLGVEIPE, translated from the coding sequence ATGATTGAATCGGATAGATTGATTGCTGGTGAAGGACAAGGTCAGGAAGAGCAAGCGATTGAGCGCGCGGTGCGGCCGAAAAAACTCGCCGATTATGTGGGCCAAGATGACCTGAAAGCGCAGATGTCGATTTTTATCGAAGCGGCATTAGCCCGTCACGATGCGCTCGATCATGTGTTGTTATTTGGCCCGCCCGGTTTGGGAAAAACGACGCTTGCTGGCATTATTGCGGCTGAGCTCGGCGTTAGCCTGCGCCAAACCTCAGGGCCAGTGCTTGACAAGGCCGGTGATCTAGCGGCGATTCTCACCAATCTAGAACCGCACGATGTGCTCTTTATTGATGAAATTCACCGTCTTTCGCCAGCGGTTGAAGAAGTGCTCTATCCGGCGATGGAAGACTATCAAATTGATATCTTGATTGGTGAAGGGCCGGCCGCACGTTCGGTTAAACTCGATTTACCACCATTTACCTTGGTCGGTGCGACCACACGCAGTGGTTTGCTCACCGCACCATTACGTGACCGTTTTGGGATTACACAGAACCTCAAGTTCTACCACCCCGATGAACTGACCCGTATTGTATTGCGCGCTGCCTCACTGCTTGGGGTCAATATGGAAGAAGCCGGTGCGGCTGAAATCGGTAAGCGCTCTCGTGGCACGCCACGGATTGCTAATCGTCTTTTGCGTCGGGTGCGCGATTATGCCGAAGTGCGTGGGCAAGGTGTGGTTAGTAAAACGATGGCTGATGAAGCGTTAGCGTTGTTGGCGATTGACGCGCTGGGTTTTGATGAACTTGACCGTCGGTTACTTGAGCGGATTGTCCATCATTTTGCTGGTGGCCCGGTTGGTTTAGATACGCTATCAGCGAGCGTTGGTGAAGAGCGCGGTACGCTAGAAGATGTGGTCGAGCCGTATCTTATCCAACATGGTTTTATTCAACGGACACCACGAGGCCGTGTGGCAACCGAGCGGGCATATACCCATTTAGGTGTCGAGATACCAGAATAA
- the ruvA gene encoding Holliday junction branch migration protein RuvA encodes MIGYLRGQVLVKQGNTLIVETGGVGYEVSVPVSVIEQVSQGSESALFIHHNVREDGHYLFGFIDLAQRQLFRELIRVSGIGPKMALLILSGFSVDSFVRLVREQNSAALVKLPGVGKKTAERLLIELHDRVGKTFAGVGEDTSVDQPGHDAAVETEEALVALGYKPAAAAKMVDQARRALGDGVHSTDQLLREVLKSHVPRGL; translated from the coding sequence TGGTCAAACAAGGCAATACCTTGATTGTTGAAACCGGCGGTGTCGGCTATGAAGTGAGTGTGCCAGTGTCTGTGATTGAACAAGTCAGTCAGGGCTCAGAAAGTGCGCTGTTTATTCACCATAATGTGCGTGAAGACGGACATTACCTGTTTGGATTTATTGATTTAGCGCAAAGACAGCTGTTTCGTGAGCTGATCCGTGTGAGCGGAATTGGCCCGAAAATGGCGCTGCTGATTTTGTCTGGCTTTAGTGTGGACAGCTTCGTGCGTCTGGTACGTGAACAAAACAGCGCGGCGTTAGTCAAATTACCCGGTGTGGGCAAAAAAACCGCTGAACGCTTGTTGATCGAGCTGCACGATCGGGTCGGTAAAACCTTTGCTGGCGTGGGTGAGGATACAAGTGTTGATCAACCAGGCCATGATGCGGCGGTTGAAACCGAAGAAGCGCTGGTCGCACTCGGCTACAAACCAGCAGCAGCAGCGAAAATGGTCGATCAAGCGCGTCGTGCTTTAGGTGATGGTGTGCACAGTACCGACCAACTGCTGCGTGAGGTGTTGAAATCGCATGTGCCACGAGGACTATGA